A stretch of the Vigna radiata var. radiata cultivar VC1973A chromosome 9, Vradiata_ver6, whole genome shotgun sequence genome encodes the following:
- the LOC106773689 gene encoding uncharacterized protein LOC106773689, producing the protein MLTQQVLYLPPQKLFISCSPFNVRKIPSFVNCKNGYGHSFCRVNALKLDELPPNALRRKREPQWRGGFSLGLDLGLARTGLALSKGFSIRPLSVLELRGQKLEVQIINIAEQEEVDEFIIGLPKSANGKETPQSNKVRSVAGRLAVQAAERGWRVYLQDEHGTTTEAMDRMVNMGLSKSCQQKKLDAFAAMMVLERYFSTSGQGTELVLPKNLELQAKLKRGPPKDVDFFSDED; encoded by the exons ATGTTGACGCAGCAGGTGCTGTATCTGCCACCCCAGAAACTGTTCATCTCTTGTTCCCCTTTCAATGTTAGAAAAATCCCATCTTTTGTGAATTGTAAAAATGGGTATGGTCATAGTTTCTGCAGAGTAAATGCACTAAAGTTGGATGAACTTCCCCCAAACGCACTTCGGAGGAAGAGAGAGCCGCAATGGAGAGGAGGTTTCAGCCTTGGGCTTGATTTGGGTTTGGCTCGGACTGGTCTTGCCCTAAGCAAAGGCTTCTCCATTCGCCCCTTAAGC GTGTTGGAACTGCGAGGACAGAAGCTTGAGGTTCAGATTATAAACATTGCCGAACAAGAG GAGGTTGATGAGTTTATAATTGGACTTCCAAAATCTGCTAATGGGAAGGAAACACCTCAGTCAAACAAAGTCAGAAGTGTTGCTGGAAGGCTTGCTGTTCAAGCTGCTGAGAG GGGTTGGAGAGTATATCTACAAGATGAACATGGGACAACAACAGAAGCCATGGATCGAATGGTCAACAT GGGATTGAGTAAGTCCTGTCAACAAAAGAAACTTGATGCCTTTGCTGCCATG ATGGTACTGGAGAGGTATTTCTCCACTTCAGGTCAGGGTACTGAACTTGTTCTGCCCAAAAATCTAGAATTACAAGCAAAACTTAAAAGGGGTCCTCCCAAAGATGTTGATTTTTTCTCTGATGAAGATTAA